From Amycolatopsis sp. cg9, one genomic window encodes:
- a CDS encoding alpha/beta fold hydrolase codes for MEFAVVPTDAGVPGTLEELTIAVGGRRHSALAAGPGNGELVLFLHGWPEFADAWTEQLHALGEAGYRAVAVDQRGYAAGARPDGVEHYTLDQLVGDALAFAGSQGADRFHLVARDWGGMIAWALATAHPERLRSLTVLSTPHPAALRRAAATDDGQFHDLGYIRFFRRGVGKAEKYLLRDEAAQLRAVYSRRIPVEIVERSVARLSEPGALTATLNWYRGATDDDFDIPAGRIAVPTLYLWGREDPYLGQSAAELTVHHIDAEYRFQILEGASQWMAMEAPDEVIALLLDHIGRH; via the coding sequence ATGGAATTCGCCGTCGTGCCGACGGATGCCGGTGTGCCCGGCACGCTGGAAGAATTGACGATCGCCGTCGGCGGTCGGCGGCACAGCGCGCTCGCGGCCGGGCCCGGGAACGGCGAGCTCGTGCTCTTCCTGCACGGCTGGCCCGAGTTCGCCGACGCCTGGACCGAGCAGCTGCACGCCCTCGGCGAGGCCGGCTACCGCGCGGTGGCCGTCGACCAGCGCGGGTACGCGGCGGGCGCGCGGCCGGACGGCGTCGAGCACTACACCCTCGACCAGCTGGTCGGCGACGCCCTCGCCTTCGCCGGCAGCCAGGGCGCGGACCGGTTCCACCTGGTCGCCCGCGACTGGGGCGGCATGATCGCCTGGGCGCTCGCCACCGCGCACCCGGAGCGGCTGCGGTCGCTGACCGTGCTCTCCACCCCGCACCCGGCGGCGCTGCGACGGGCGGCCGCGACCGACGACGGGCAGTTCCACGACCTCGGCTACATCCGGTTCTTCCGGCGCGGTGTCGGCAAAGCCGAGAAATACCTCTTACGCGACGAAGCCGCGCAATTACGCGCTGTTTACAGCCGCCGGATTCCGGTCGAAATCGTCGAACGTTCCGTCGCGCGCCTTTCCGAACCGGGCGCGCTGACCGCGACGCTGAATTGGTACCGCGGCGCCACCGACGACGATTTCGACATCCCCGCGGGCCGGATCGCGGTGCCGACGCTCTACCTCTGGGGGCGCGAGGACCCCTACCTCGGCCAGAGCGCCGCCGAGCTGACCGTGCACCACATCGACGCCGAGTACCGCTTCCAGATCCTCGAGGGCGCGAGCCAGTGGATGGCGATGGAGGCCCCGGACGAGGTCATCGCCCTGCTGCTGGACCACATCGGGCGGCACTAG